The following proteins are encoded in a genomic region of Nicotiana sylvestris chromosome 4, ASM39365v2, whole genome shotgun sequence:
- the LOC138890349 gene encoding uncharacterized protein, which produces MVRWDFLAEMMLGFDFPSNFTQLVMTCVTTTTFSVKVNGTGDGYFEGKRGLRQGEPISPLLFVMASGLVANIDKSHIFIAEADEETKARKVQMTGFTLGTFPIRYLGLPLSPKKWNKMECHQLIVKITEKIRATSTRHLSYVGKLQVDRKCGEFLWGNSEEKKKLSLVAWEKICKPKKHDGLNVKGCKDWTKSFVAMGDVKPIEWYQTLAVGCSTILKKNTE; this is translated from the exons ATGGTTAGATGGGATTTCTTAGCAGAGATGATGCTAGGATTTGATTTTCCAAGCAACTTCACACAACTAGTTATGACATGTGTGACCACTACTACTTTTTCAGTCAAAGTAAATGGTACAGGGGATGGATATTTTGAAGGAAAGAGGGGCTTGCGTCAAGGGGAACCAATCTCACCATTATTATTTGTCATG GCATCTGGACTAGTGGCCAACATTGATAAATCACACATATTCATAGCAGAAGCTGATGAGGAGACAAAAGCAAGAAAAGTTCAAATGACTGGTTTCACCCTGGGAACCTTCCCTATAAGATACTTGGGCCTTCCCCTATCCCCCAAAAAATGGAATAAAATGGAGTGTCATCAATTGATTGTGAAGATCACAGAGAAAATTAGGGCCACTTCTACAAGACATCTATCCTATGTTGGGAAGTTGCAG GTAGATAGGAAGTGTGGGGAATTTTTATGGGGAAACtcagaagagaagaagaaattgTCTTTAGTAGCATGGGAGAAAATTTGCAAACCTAAGAAGCATGATGGTTTAAATGTAAAAGGATGTAAAGACTGGACTAAATCTTTTGTAG CTATGGGAGATGTTAAACCAATAGAGTGGTACCAGACTTTAGCAGTAGGATGCTCTACAATCCTTAAGAAGAATACAGAGTAG